The genomic interval TCAAAGTGTTGTTCTAATGTTGACATTTTTTAATTTTTCCTTGCGGTTCGGTCAGACGGGTTAGATATCTAACGCGCTTCTCCGTAGATCCACCCTCCGCTACGCTTACGGGCTCAGGTTCTGGTTTAATATTTCCAATAGAAAAGAAACATTAAATCCGCCTACGCCTGCTTTGCAGTGCGAATGCAGGCTACCCTCAACGCAATCCGCTTAGAATTGCCTCGGCAAGTTCCATGGTTTTAACAGCTTCGTCAAGGTTAGCAGCGGGGAACGAAACAGGCGTATCGGACTTGACACAATCCAAGAAATACCGATTCTGCTCAACAGTGCCACCCGTGCCTGCTTCGGTCAGTTTGTGTTGTGTGCCATCAGAGAAAACGGTGCCCTGGGAGACGCCTTCAAGATAAGCAGAGATGTCTCTGCCGTGAATCTCATAGCGTTCAAGGCGAGCATCTGTGGTGTAGTTGGCGATGTGTTGGGCAACACAACCGTTATCGAACAGGATCAGTGCGGCGTGAACATCTTTGTAGTCTGAGATGGTCCGCTGGACGACACTATGGACTTCTTGAACGTCAGCTTCAGCGACGGCACGAATTGTATCAAGGGCGTGGATAGGCGTCTCCAGAAACATATTGTCCATTAGGTGTTCTGGAAATCTGCCGCCTTGTGCCAATCGGGTGATACTCTTGTGAAACTCACCGACGATTTGTGTCACGGGACCGCGTGCGGTAACGTGCCGTTTCGCCTCAACGATGATTGGGTGAAAACGACGGTTCCAGCCTACCATCCCTTTCGCGCCTGTTCGTTCCGCTGCACTCCGTAAAGCGACCGTTTCTGCGACGCTCATGCCCGGCGGTTTTTCCAAAAGCGTATGCACCCCGCGTTCAAAACAGGGGAGTGCCGCCTCACCGTTGAGGTGTGCGGGTGTCGCGACGAAAACGGCGTCTAAGGTTTCATGGTCCAACAACGCCTCAATACGCTCGTACTTTGCTGAGACATTGAACTGGTCCGCAGCGGTGTCGCGCGCTGCTTCGACAGGATCGCAGACGGCGACAAGGTCAGTATCGTCAAATTCCGAAAGGATTCTCATGTGTCCGCGGCCCCTACCGCCGCATCCGATGACAGCAACTCGTAGTTTCGACATCATTTTCTCCTTCTAATAGTTTTCGGTTCGCCTGCTACGCAGGCTTTCGGTTACCAGTTATCAGTTAAAGAGATACTTGTGGAATTCAGGCAACACGCAACCGCCACACGCGTTAACCCAAGACCGAAAACCTTTCTGATTACCGTCGGATGTGCGGTGCCTCCATGACTTCTCGCTGCTCGGGGGACATATCCTCAATGTAATCGGGATACGTAACCTCGTGTGCCCCCATACCATAAGACTGAAATCCAGGACTGAACTTGTAAAGCAGGGCGCGTCGTTGATGGCTGCCTTTCCACGGAAGCGTCCCGTGTGTCAAAGTTTCGGTGAAAATCACAGCATCACCAGCCTTGGCATTGACTTCAAGCACCTGATTTTGATATTGCTCGTACCGTTTCATGCTGCTCGGACACGGAAGATTCGCCTTATGACTCCCCGGGACGATTGCCAACCCCCCATCGCCGGGTCCCTCGTCAGCGAGCATGTATTCAACAACCGTCAAACCTGTGTAGATGCGTCCGTATTTGAAGAAGTAGGCTTCGGAGAAATTCGGACGTTCGATCCCGCCACCGTGTAAAGTCCCGCCTTCGGTGCCTTTCTCCATAGCGATTAAGCCCGGACCGTGATCCAGTCGATATTGTTTCCCTAAAACCTCTTCAAGGCACGGTTTAACCTTGGGGTGAACGAGCAAATTTCGGAACGCTTCACACCAAGGTTTCTCCCAGGCGAGCATGCCCCCCATATCCATGCGGTGCGCCGTGCCAGCGAGTGCCGCTGAACCGCCTGATAGAGAGGTATCACGTTCCTTAAGTCCTTCAATGTGATGGTCGATGGCAGCGTTGCACTCGGTGACCTCTTCTGCTGTCAAAGCGTTTTCGACGATGAGGTATCCAGTCAAATCGAATAGGTACTTTTGATCTTCGTTCATCATTAGCTCTCCTGTTACGGCACACACCGTGTGCCTACTACTTTTCTATCTATTTTCAAATTATAGGTATACCTGTTCGTAGTAGGGCAATTCATTGCCCGTTGCAGTGTGAAATGAAGTACGCCACAAATAGCCTCAAATTTTAGATTGAACAGATCACTACTTCAACCTGTTGCTTCCGTGACACTCTGCGGTCTACCGGTTGCATCCCCTCCGAGCCACCGATAGGGACGTGGATAGAGTGCTAAAGATCTGTCCTCAAGCGGGAGTCTGACGGGTGTGCTATTTCGGGTTGCGGAGAGTTTCGCAGCAATGGCAACCTCCAACGCCTGTCGGAGATCCGCCCCCGTAATCCACGGGTGCCCGTTGCCATCAACAGCCGCTA from Candidatus Poribacteria bacterium carries:
- a CDS encoding Gfo/Idh/MocA family oxidoreductase, which gives rise to MMSKLRVAVIGCGGRGRGHMRILSEFDDTDLVAVCDPVEAARDTAADQFNVSAKYERIEALLDHETLDAVFVATPAHLNGEAALPCFERGVHTLLEKPPGMSVAETVALRSAAERTGAKGMVGWNRRFHPIIVEAKRHVTARGPVTQIVGEFHKSITRLAQGGRFPEHLMDNMFLETPIHALDTIRAVAEADVQEVHSVVQRTISDYKDVHAALILFDNGCVAQHIANYTTDARLERYEIHGRDISAYLEGVSQGTVFSDGTQHKLTEAGTGGTVEQNRYFLDCVKSDTPVSFPAANLDEAVKTMELAEAILSGLR